The following are encoded together in the Capsulimonas corticalis genome:
- a CDS encoding AraC family transcriptional regulator translates to MDDSAAHGNGMMTNTQRTSAEQALFERQQLPVMLDDLDIRLLWAQRDNLPPGWWSHPLLVNDHWRLYQNDAPGGWLKNRDQVLPLEAREVYLIPSGLELSSDNDAPLRQFFVHFDLRGLPPIVFQEMFPGPVLIPNAPDFGKTVFELGGRVEQTGCADFGSQCLLKGLLYQAFGHYFNSLPPDMLERCWIRVSALKPVLPAISHIHEHLGQAITNDAMAALCSMSEDYFIRRFREAVGVAPAKYVLKRRVALAAQRLLFTDDTIDRIAEETGFGDRFYFSRVFARETGRPPAAYRRGPRT, encoded by the coding sequence ATGGACGATTCCGCCGCGCATGGGAACGGGATGATGACCAACACACAACGGACAAGCGCCGAGCAGGCGCTTTTTGAACGACAGCAGCTCCCAGTAATGCTGGATGACCTGGATATTCGGCTTCTCTGGGCGCAGCGGGACAACCTTCCGCCGGGATGGTGGAGTCACCCCCTGCTGGTCAACGACCATTGGCGGCTGTACCAAAACGACGCGCCTGGCGGCTGGCTCAAGAATCGGGATCAGGTGCTGCCGCTGGAGGCGCGCGAGGTTTATCTGATTCCGTCGGGCCTGGAGCTGTCGAGCGATAACGACGCGCCCCTGCGGCAGTTCTTTGTTCACTTCGATCTGCGCGGGCTGCCGCCGATCGTCTTTCAAGAGATGTTCCCTGGCCCCGTCTTGATCCCAAATGCGCCGGACTTCGGCAAAACGGTCTTTGAATTGGGAGGTCGGGTCGAGCAGACAGGGTGCGCGGACTTCGGCAGTCAGTGCCTGCTCAAAGGGCTGCTTTATCAGGCGTTCGGTCACTATTTCAATTCGCTGCCTCCCGACATGCTGGAGCGGTGCTGGATTCGGGTCTCCGCGCTCAAGCCTGTCCTGCCGGCGATCTCCCATATTCACGAGCATCTCGGCCAGGCGATTACGAATGACGCGATGGCGGCGCTTTGCAGCATGAGCGAGGATTACTTTATCCGGCGCTTCCGCGAAGCCGTCGGCGTGGCGCCCGCCAAGTACGTGCTGAAGCGCCGCGTGGCGCTTGCGGCGCAGCGCCTGCTCTTCACCGACGACACCATCGACCGGATCGCCGAGGAAACGGGGTTTGGCGACCGGTTCTACTTCTCCCGCGTCTTTGCCCGGGAAACGGGGCGTCCCCCGGCGGCGTACCGCCGGGGACCGCGCACGTAA
- a CDS encoding barstar family protein, with amino-acid sequence MRFASDPAPRWYRLSHRARFKRLHKVRIACCRKYSRRPEDQRGRTIHLDGAWISDVPSFYLSMGEAVNGPFGYFGTCLDSLADCLNGGFGVRYPLTIRITHVSKMRKALDALAWCLYRAESFREVVDWEDTAQLVDWGYFADGSEAEVARKTAIYEAALAGESFDCSDFRSYFDKILEIFADHRVELILENDDPLD; translated from the coding sequence ATGCGATTCGCGTCTGACCCTGCTCCCAGGTGGTATCGTCTCTCCCATCGGGCGCGCTTTAAGCGTCTGCATAAAGTGAGGATCGCGTGCTGCAGAAAATACTCTCGCAGACCAGAAGACCAGCGTGGGAGGACGATTCATCTGGATGGCGCCTGGATCAGCGATGTTCCGAGTTTCTATCTATCGATGGGGGAAGCGGTCAATGGACCGTTCGGATATTTCGGAACCTGTTTGGACAGCCTTGCCGATTGTCTGAATGGCGGTTTTGGCGTAAGGTATCCATTGACAATTCGGATTACGCATGTCAGCAAAATGAGAAAGGCCTTAGACGCACTGGCATGGTGTCTTTATCGTGCAGAAAGTTTTCGAGAGGTGGTCGATTGGGAAGATACGGCGCAGCTTGTGGACTGGGGCTACTTTGCCGATGGCAGCGAGGCGGAAGTGGCGCGAAAGACCGCCATTTACGAGGCTGCTCTTGCCGGTGAGTCGTTCGACTGTTCCGACTTCCGCTCGTATTTTGATAAGATCCTTGAGATCTTTGCGGACCACAGAGTTGAGCTTATCCTGGAAAATGACGATCCTCTAGACTAA
- a CDS encoding endonuclease/exonuclease/phosphatase family protein yields the protein MEQKQPRIITVATMNIRHDADRWPERRPLLSQGLRRLAPDVIALQEVALGIDQAALLQSDLNGEMDAAPYAAFVEPKTGAAPTEGIGCLTRLPVARSTRLELPGGWRIAQALDFRQDGVSFCVVNTHLHHEPADSEEIRAKQSAAIMEYLEAEAARDPDKHWILAGDFNATPETETVQRVLTRLVSAYPIIHGAEPKYTYPTPLAAEDYADPTSYHCIDYLFVSPSIHVHDIQMIFDEPGPDDPALFPSDHFGLLATISFPDAS from the coding sequence TTGGAACAAAAGCAGCCGCGCATAATCACCGTCGCGACGATGAATATCCGCCATGACGCGGACCGCTGGCCGGAGCGGCGTCCGCTCCTTTCGCAAGGATTGCGCAGGCTGGCGCCGGATGTGATCGCCTTGCAGGAAGTCGCGCTGGGGATCGATCAAGCCGCCCTGCTGCAATCGGATCTGAACGGAGAGATGGACGCCGCCCCCTACGCCGCGTTTGTCGAGCCGAAAACAGGCGCGGCGCCCACCGAAGGCATCGGGTGCCTGACGCGTCTGCCGGTGGCGCGCAGTACGCGGCTTGAGCTGCCGGGCGGCTGGCGCATCGCCCAGGCTCTGGACTTTCGGCAGGATGGCGTGAGCTTTTGCGTGGTCAACACGCATCTGCACCACGAGCCCGCCGACAGCGAGGAGATCCGGGCAAAGCAAAGCGCGGCCATCATGGAGTATCTCGAAGCGGAGGCGGCTCGGGATCCGGACAAGCATTGGATCCTGGCCGGGGACTTCAACGCCACCCCGGAGACCGAAACCGTGCAGCGTGTTCTGACGCGTCTCGTCTCGGCGTATCCCATCATCCACGGCGCGGAGCCGAAATACACCTATCCCACGCCGCTGGCCGCCGAAGATTACGCCGATCCCACATCGTATCACTGCATCGACTATCTCTTTGTGTCGCCGTCGATCCATGTCCACGACATTCAGATGATCTTTGACGAGCCTGGTCCCGACGATCCGGCGCTCTTTCCTTCGGACCACTTCGGATTGCTGGCGACGATTTCGTTTCCCGATGCTTCCTGA